A window of Candidatus Poribacteria bacterium contains these coding sequences:
- a CDS encoding STAS domain-containing protein, translating to MKRNDSEFSGSVTQSSTSESKKERTMVLNVRNANDVTVVSVAKELVGTEGARLREVVHGLTLSAKSPGRLIVDLNKTERVDTLGLSALMSLAHIAGDGSAVLVSSNPYISEILRIVRIGGIVNRFASEPDAVKWIDRVRPVPKAPSHRQAVTEVAAG from the coding sequence ATGAAACGCAACGACAGCGAGTTCTCAGGATCGGTCACCCAGTCCAGCACGTCCGAATCGAAGAAGGAGCGCACCATGGTTCTCAACGTTCGCAACGCCAACGACGTCACGGTGGTCTCGGTCGCGAAGGAGCTGGTCGGAACCGAGGGCGCGCGCCTTCGGGAGGTCGTTCACGGCTTGACTCTCTCCGCCAAGAGCCCCGGCAGACTGATCGTCGATCTCAACAAGACGGAGCGCGTCGACACACTCGGGCTCTCGGCGCTGATGTCGCTCGCTCACATCGCCGGCGACGGCAGTGCGGTGCTCGTGTCGTCCAATCCCTACATCTCTGAGATCCTGCGCATCGTGCGGATCGGCGGGATCGTCAACCGCTTCGCCAGCGAGCCCGATGCCGTGAAGTGGATCGACCGCGTGCGCCCCGTCCCGAAGGCTCCTTCGCATCGCCAGGCGGTAACGGAAGTCGCAGCCGGCTGA
- the hoxE gene encoding bidirectional hydrogenase complex protein HoxE yields MTPAHERSIPGVDNRTKLLEASMKRHQFQPDALIEVLHTAQELYGHLDDELLMTIAHGLKVPPSRIYGVATFYHFFSLKPKGRHSCVVCMGTACYVKGASKVLSALEAHTGVRAGETTADGAVSLGTARCLGACGLAPAVVYDGEVAGQQTPDIVLNHVKGWQAHESRGVA; encoded by the coding sequence ATGACTCCTGCGCATGAGCGCTCGATCCCCGGCGTCGACAACCGCACCAAGCTGCTCGAAGCGTCGATGAAGCGACATCAGTTCCAGCCGGACGCCCTCATCGAGGTGCTCCACACGGCTCAGGAGCTGTATGGTCATCTCGACGACGAGCTGCTGATGACCATCGCCCACGGCTTGAAGGTTCCTCCCAGCCGCATCTACGGCGTTGCGACCTTCTATCATTTCTTCTCGCTCAAGCCGAAGGGCAGGCATTCCTGCGTCGTCTGCATGGGTACGGCGTGCTACGTGAAGGGAGCCTCCAAGGTCCTCTCGGCGCTGGAAGCGCACACGGGAGTGCGCGCCGGCGAAACGACCGCCGACGGCGCGGTCTCCCTCGGCACGGCGCGCTGTCTGGGAGCCTGCGGGCTGGCTCCCGCCGTCGTCTATGACGGTGAAGTCGCCGGGCAGCAGACCCCCGACATCGTCCTGAACCACGTGAAAGGCTGGCAGGCGCATGAATCTCGCGGAGTTGCATGA